A window of the Alnus glutinosa chromosome 4, dhAlnGlut1.1, whole genome shotgun sequence genome harbors these coding sequences:
- the LOC133866445 gene encoding LOB domain-containing protein 40-like, with the protein MRMSCNGCRVLRKGCGDSCTIRPCLQWIKTAQSQANATVFLAKFYGRAGLVNLINAGPQHLRPEILKSLLYEACGRIVNPIYGSAGLLSSGSWHLCQAAVEAVLRGAPIMQISSESAGSMSPPLKACDIRHVSKRERAVPSDQLHKVKKSRSRFKSSAAKPKPKVESSALEFAIVTDSSRNEDECGGSVSHELGDSQNPSRGGDSGEADCVSAETVEASLAKPDERADSSDVDLELTLGFGLGFGHWARAKGGEQLDGVDDDTCKMEVGIWTGSVSPCGSGGGGFR; encoded by the exons ATGCGGATGAGTTGTAATGGCTGCCGAGTCCTCCGCAAAGGCTGCGGCGACAGTTGTACCATCAGACCCTGCCTTCAGTGGATCAAAACCGCCCAATCCCAAGCCAACGCCACCGTCTTCCTCGCCAAGTTCTATGGTCGCGCTGGCCTCGTTAACCTCATCAATGCCGGCCCCCAACATCTCCGTCCTG AAATATTGAAATCCTTGCTATACGAAGCTTGTGGGCGGATAGTGAATCCGATTTACGGGTCAGCCGGGTTGCTTTCGTCCGGGAGCTGGCATCTCTGCCAAGCCGCCGTGGAAGCGGTTCTAAGAGGCGCGCCAATCATGCAGATTTCTTCTGAGTCCGCTGGCAGCATGAGCCCACCGCTTAAAGCCTGCGATATACGCCACGTGTCGAAGAGGGAGAGAGCGGTTCCCTCCGATCAGCTTCACAAGGTTAAGAAGTCTCGGAGCCGGTTCAAGAGCTCTGCTGCGAAGCCGAAGCCGAAAGTGGAGTCTAGTGCTTTAGAGTTTGCGATTGTGACCGACTCATCGAGAAATGAAGACGAGTGCGGTGGATCGGTGAGTCACGAGTTGGGGGATAGTCAGAATCCGAGTCGAGGAGGTGATAGTGGAGAGGCTGACTGTGTTTCCGCTGAGACCGTGGAGGCTTCGCTGGCAAAGCCCGACGAGCGAGCCGATAGTAGCGACGTGGACTTGGAGCTGACTTTGGGCTTCGGCTTGGGCTTCGGCCACTGGGCTCGAGCAAAGGGAGGGGAACAGCTGGACGGTGTCGATGATGACACGTGTAAGATGGAAGTGGGGATCTGGACCGGCTCAGTAAGTCCATGTGGCAGTGGCGGCGGCGGCTTTAGATGA